The Pristis pectinata isolate sPriPec2 chromosome 10, sPriPec2.1.pri, whole genome shotgun sequence sequence tttgtcggctcttggactgtactcactggagtacagaagaatgagaggggacctcatagaaacatatagaatgttgaaaggactggacagagtagatgtggctaagatgtgggtgagtccaggaccagagggcacaatcttagaattagagggtaccggtttaaaacagagatgaggagaaatttctttagccagagggtagtgaatttatggaattctttgccatgtacagcagtggaggccagatcattgggggtgtttaaggaggagattgacaggtatctaattagtcaaggtatcaagggatatggggataaggccggaaattgggactgaataaaattttttttctttttttcctttttttccctcatggagcagactctgaTAATGTGTATAatgtataaggaaaggttaggagagtaaaagattgtgagccctgagacgtGAATTAAAGGCTACATCagtatggctgtaatagactgcttgaaatagctgtgcttcactttgcagtgccttgctccagagattttgtttgcttcagctagttttctgcagccttgaggtatgatagtaccagtacaatcagttcctgtctcagcaagtctgcacaattgactcttgctccactaaactgaccctgaggataccatgaggaaccttatgtatacaaagataaccggtggaaccagatggtctgaaaagattaaggaactatggCTTTAGTAGAAGTAGTaacttttttaagtaaattcctttgtctgtaaccgatcatgatgtagaaaataagtgccatgctgcctgactaatgcatgatcattccttgtatggtaattgtttgcatctctgaaaaagtataagaatgtatgtagatcaatgtatctcagagaccacccggtccgggacgtaggtgcctggcttggtcctctctcctcggatcaagtaataaagagattgaatgagaacagtggtcttttgagtcttctctccgaccgaattcgacaactcaatgggccgaatggcctacttctgctcccttgtctcgtgatcttgtgaacaggaacccccccccccccatcaaagaGGGTTTCAATTCCAACCATTACCACCTTACGGGTAGAACACGTGGCCAAAACAACAGGACGTCCAAGGTCAGCAAAGGATGGCACAAAAATACTGCTGGAGGGAGAATAGAAAGTGAGAATAAACTAAGCAAGGGCGTGTAGACGCACTGGGAAAGCTGCTACAGGCGTGTAAAAGGAAAAAGGTTCACAGGGGTAAACGCAGACCCTTACAGACAGACacaggagaaactgagagaattaTTAAATGGGCGTTTTGATCCCTGTCTTTatttaccaacttgcatgtcaAGACCATCCCTGGCACAGCCAGCacatattgcccatccctaactgcccgtccatcagctcccatcgggcaggaggtacagaagcctgaagtccccacaccaccaggttcaggaacagcgacttcccttcaaccattcggttcttgacccAACCGGCACAAGCCTACTCGGTATACCTCAGTACAgcgacactgggaccactttgcactacaatggaccttgttttgttctaattcagTTCTTTCTCTCATAATTTATGCCTATTCTAATTTTCTCttattaacttatgtttttcgCGTGAAtgttgttgcaagtaagtttttcgttgcacctgtgcagatgacaataaacgacCTTGACCACTTCAATCCTCTGGTAAATGCTCTCCCAAAgcactgttggagagggagttcccaGCAACAACGAAGGGACGATGGTGTATGCCCAGGCCTGGTTAATCCGTGACTCAGATGTGCCAGCATCCCGTGCCCGCTTCCCCCGCCCACCTCCCATTGAAACAAGCgagtgtggagggaggtggatggggtgcccaCCAAGGGGCGGCTTGGTCCTGGATGGCGTTGACTTCCTCAGGAGCCGTCGGAGCTTCCGCTCGCCCAGGCAAGTACCGAGtgttccatcgcactcctgactcATGCCTTGTAGGCAGTGGACGGGCTTCGGGACGCCACTGGTCTcactgcaatgtggaagatctCGGGAGCTGCAGGAGCGGACGGCGAGGGCCATCTCCCGTCTCTGGAGAAGTCGGCCATTGGAGACAGAGAGGAAGAGGAATTTCTCTCTCTAAAAGAGCTGTGGatttttggaattccctgcctttGGAATTCTGagccacagattctgccacaccATGCACGTTCGAGGCTTCCGGATACAAGTGCGTGGGAAATCCATCAACAGGTGGATCTGAAGACACCCAATAAATACACAAAGCGTATCCGGAGCAGGAATCCACCAGCCGCCCCGAACCTGCTCCAGTTATCAAGGTCACCCCACTTCCGTTCCCTGGCACCCCCCTCGATTCCTTCAAGACCAGAAGTCTGTCGGCCTCCATTCTGGAAGGACTTGGGCAGTTTATTGTTCACCAGCTCACCGCCCGCTGTCACCACGTCTCAGACccccccagccaagggaaacatcctcctgacATCCAGACCTTCAAACCGTGCAAGGATCTTCCAAGtttcaatgtgatctcctctcatTGCTAAAGAAAACATACAGTTCCTGCCACGGAGCCACACAGCAcggacagaccctttggcccaacttgtgcatgctcacccacctaagctggtcccatttgcccacgtccctctaaatctttcctagccatgtacctgtccaaatgtcttttaaatgttgtaactgtacctgcctcacccacttcctctggcagctcactccacacccccaccacccactgcgtgaaaagttgcccctcaggtccctattaaatctctcccctctcaccttaaacctgtgtctcgttcttgattccccaaccctggggtaaaagactgagtgcattcaccctgtctatgcccctcatgattttgtacacctctgtaaggtcacccctcagtctcctacgctccaaggaataaagtcccagcctgcgcAACCTCtcccgagtcctggcaacatcgtcaTAAATCTccatgcactctttccagcttaatgacgtcagggcgaccaaaactgtacgcagtactccaggtgcggtctcaccaacgtctcgtaGAACTgcagctgatgaaggccagcctgccaaaagccttcttcaccaccctgtctacctgtgaagccactttccgGGAACCACGTACTCaaactcctaggtctctctgttctacgacaTTCCGCAGGGCACACGACCATTCAGTGCAAGTTTGTCTTCCCAAAGGACAGCAGTCCGGTCAGCCTGTCCTTACAGTCtgacccaccatccctggaaccagtccgtCCGTGGTACCTGCTGTGGTCTCATCAAAGGCCCGGCAACGCCTGAGTGGCAGAGGGAAAGGtttgaggggagggcagtgggtgccAGTGTCACCCTGGAGGCTGGTGAATGAAAGGCGAAGACAAGGGGAACTCTGGCCGGGAGACAGGCGGGTGAAGAGGGACAGTAACTGGATCAGACCCGTGgactctggtgggggggggggggggggggggcgcggagagAGGGCACTTCAGAAGGCAGCTGAACGTCAACTCTTACCGGCTGAGCACCAATTGCGAGAGCAGCGAGGCCACGGTTGCCCAATGTGTCCCACGGCTGGGGTCAGAGCTGGCACAGGGGTGGCACCTCTGCTCACCACACCCGGGGCAAGGAGCAGGGGATCAGCGGGAGGCTGCACCAAGGTGCTCAGGATcaagagggtggggtggggtggggtggggtggggtggggggggtgggggggtgggggggggggtacagaGAGGAGCTCGTTCACCGAGCGGAGACGGCAGTGATTTAAGTTAATCTGTGAGGGGGACAGGAGGGGGGCTGGGCTGGGGCGGGGGTTCTCCAGGCtgagtggcggggggggggggaggtgcagcCATTCCAGcgaggggcaacttctgcagCCTgagacatccccccccccccacccccacccggaGCACGACCCAGACGCAGAGCCGCGGGTCTGCAACTGCTGCCCGGTGCAAGGTCCAGAGCTGATTGACAGGCAGcccagagaggagaggggagggggggtggggaggggagggagggggggtggggaggggagggagggggagaggggttgggggaaggggggagagggaggggaggaggtggaggtagggggaagggagggggcggCGGGGACCCGTGCACCCTGCTGCAGACCTCCCCCCagcggcccggcccggcccgtcCCGTCCCCCCCCGGGAGCGGCCCGGCGCACCGACACCTACCGCAGACTGTCCCGGCCTGGGCTGGGAGCGGGGCGCTGCCCTCTGGGACTTGTAGTCCGGGGGGCGGGGAAACAGCGCAGCCAGTGGACGGGAGCGGGTGGGGAGGGGCCGGGGGTgtatgtgggggggtggggggccgggggggtgtagggggacctgcagcaacacacagcGCAGCCAGTGGacgggagcgggggggggggggggtgcggtggggttgggggtgtgtgggggttgggggggtgtggggggtgtgtctggtggggggtgtgggggggggacagAGAGGAGCTCGTTCACCGAGCGGAGACGGCAGTGATTTAAATTAATCTGTGAGGGGGACAgaaggggggggggcgggggttctCCAGGCtgagtggcggggggggggggggggaggtgcagcCATTCCAGcgaggggcaacttctgcagCCTgagacatccccccccccccccacccggagCACGACCCAGACGCAGAGCCGCGGGTCTGCAACCGCTGCCCGGTGCAAGGTCCAGAGCTGcccagagaggggagggagtgggggggtggggaggaagggggtggcGGGGACCCGTGCACCCTGCTgcagacctcccccccccccgcagcggcccggcccggcccgtcCCCCCCCCCGGGAGCGGCCCGGCGCACCGACACCTACCGCAGACTGTCCCGGCCTGGGCTGGGAGCGGGGCGCTGCCCTCTGGGACTTGTAGTCCGGGGGGCGGGGAAACAGCGCAGCCAGTGGACGGGAGCGGGTGGGGAAGGGGCCGGGGGTGTATGTGGGGGGCCGGGGGTAGAGGGTAGGGTTGGGGGGCCGAGGGGGGTAGGGagacctgcagcaacacacagcGCAGCCAGTGGACGGGAGCGGGTGGGGGGTGTTTggggggtgtggttggggggtgtgtgggggggtgcggtggggttgggggtgtttGGGGGGGTATGTTTGGGGGGTgcggtggggttgggggtgtgtggggtgtgtgtgggagggtaggggtggggggccGGGGGGAGTAGGGGgacctgcagcaacacacagtgCAGCCAGTGGACGGGAGCGGGTGGGAGGGGGTAGGgctgggggggtgtgtgggtgggtgggggtatgTGGGGTGGGGGGCCGGGGGGGTAGGGGGACCTGCAGCAACGCACAGCGCTGGAGggtctcagcgggtcgggcagcatctgtggagggagatagtCAGTggttcgggccgagacccttcatcaggaagagggcaagagccagaataagatgggggggagggggaggcagggataggtgagtccaggtgagagggtgggggcggggatggggtgggtgtggaggttgGGGcatgggtgagggtggggatgggggcatgggttggggtgagggtaagaagctgagaggtagaggaggcaaagggctggaggaggaggaatccggtaggagagggcagataCGAGGCGTTGTTCCTCCTGCAGTCTGTCTGCCGGAGGTGCTCCCTCCCTGCCAGCAGCCATTCCGGATTCACACCATGGCTCCTTCATTGCCACGGGgtctatttccaaatcaggacggTGCTTGactgccgtcttctcgcagctaccatggggcaggaggtacagaagcctgaagtcccacaccaccaggttcaggaacagctacttccctccatccacttggttcttgaaccaaccggcacaaccctgatctacggtgtagcaacactatgaccattttgatcactttgcactaaaatggactttgatttagtttgttctaattgtgttctttcttgtaaaaattgtgtataatttatgtttttccttgtgaattggaattggtttattattgtcacttgtaccaaggaacagtgaaaaacttgtcttgcataccaatcgtacaggtcaattcacagtgcattgaggcagtacaagggaaaacaatacagagtgcagagtaaagtgtcacagctacagagaaagcgcagtgcaggcacacaataaagtgcaaggtcataatgaggcagatcGTGAGggcaagaatccatcttatcgtagtaggagactgttcaatagtcttataacagtggggtgctgcttatctgatgctctgtgcctgtgatgctgctgcaggtaagtttttcattgcaccggtgcaGACATGGACTTacacgtatgacaataaactcgactttggataccctgctgcccttgaccttcttgggTGGGTTGGAGAGGGGCTGTTGGCACAGCTTGCAAAGACCTCCCAAaacaacatacaagatgctggaggaactcagcaggtcaggcagcatccgtggaggtgtaaggaaagagttaagttagctaaaagtcatttctgattcctccttagtatgtgcagtcgtgtgcaacacaaaatggtgtcagctcggaTTATGGAAATAGCTTGTAGATGTGCATGGACACActgtgaagaatgttttcttctttacagacctgttgtctcaGTTTCTCAGTTATGTGTTTAGGCCGGAGGTCACGAGTGATAAggaggtacaggctggtaccattGAGGAATGGagaagtactggggtaaaagttatgttaagtttttttgaggggtataaaagggggcagcttctttgtgcaaatcgggaccttcccttaggctgggtcacGACTGGTGCTgagacacagacagaaggctgcgtgaaaggctgtcggacacctgaggttccctccgccattatatagatcagttcattgattggttgataagtattattttgcttccttctgtattttaagttttctttttcctttctgcattttattctttatataactctaataaagtagtttctataacctttaacacatgtacagtgcctcctttgtttgcaaatacctcttgctgctgaatcaggaaagaacaaagaatgaattttaagatattttcgttacaggagggaaatggacaagtcaatgtttggggttgagaccctcgATCTGAgctggaaagatagaggggagatagccagtgtaaagaggtggagcGAGAGCTCAGAAGcagcaggtggatccaggtgaggggaggcgGGAATGGCGGCAGAGGCTAGGAGGTGATGGGTGCAACAGCATTTCATATTTCCGCCTGGGTTGTCTACAagccgatggcatgaacattgaattctccaacttcaggaaTCCTAAAAGTGCGATGTCAGGAGTTCAAGATCTGCGGgttcctgttggggtgaagggcaaggGTGGCAGGTTTCAGGAACGTTGGTTGACGAGAGATGCTGAGGCTCtggtgaagagaaagagagagacatacACCGCGCATAAGCAATTAGGAACTAGTGAATCttttgatgactacaagaagtgtaggagtgcacttaagagagaagttaggagggcaaaaagaggatatgagagggttctagcaggcaaggtgaggatgaatcccaagacattctataggtatattaagagtaaaaaggtggctagggagagaacgGGTGTTAAAGATCAGcgtggccgtctgtgtgtggaaccaaaggaaatgggtgagatttttaattatttctctgTGGAGAAAACGACAGAAGccaaggaaatgggggaaatgagtggtgtctGGGACCACACACGATTGAGCAGGGAGGAGGGACTGGAGGTCTgagagtgcattaaggtggataaatccccagggccagacctggtgcattctcggaccttgtgggaagctggagaagaaattagaGATTTTTCCTTCATCTCTGACCACAGGtcaggttccagaggactggagagtggctaatgtggtaccattgtttaaaaagggtagcaaaaacatgCCAGGAAGTTACAGGCCgatgagtctgacatcggtggtgggtaagttgctggatgggattccgagggacaggatctaccaacgtttggagagacagggtctgatttgcaACAGTGTGTTTGGGAAGTCATGTCTAACAAACAttggagtttttcaaggaggtaaccaagaggatagatgagggaagtgcagtggatgttgtctatatggactttaacaaggcctttaacaaggccCCTcacggcaggctggtctggagggttcgatcgcatgggatccgggggggggggggggatagaggattggattcataattggctctgtggtgggaagcagagggtgagggtcgaggggtgtttctcagactggagcccGGTGTCTCCTGGTgagccacaggggtcagtgctgggacctttgctgtttgtaatttatataaacgccttgggtgtgaatgtacaaggcgcggttagtaagtttgtggatgatactaaaataggtggtggtgtagacAGTGAATtaatttatgaaaaattacaggggatcttgatcagctgggtctgtgGACCGAGGACTGACAAATGGTtctcaatccagataaatgtgaggttttgcattctGGGAGAACACACCAGGGGAGCACTtgtacagtgaacggtagggccctggggagtgctatggaacagagggacctaggagtacaagtacagagttcactgaaagcagcatcacaggtagataggtggtgaagaacgtgtttggcacgctggccttcatcagtcagggcactgagtataggagctgggaattTATGTTGTACAAGACGAATACTGTATAAGACACTGTTATACTAAGTTCtctaagacgttggtgaggccgcacttggagtatatgtacagttttggtcgccgtgTTATGGGAAAGAAGTTACTAAACTAAAAAGAgggcaggaaagatttaccaggacgttgcctggacttggagggggtctgagttacagggagaggttgtgttgattagaactttattccctggaacatgggagattgaggggtgacctgataggggtatacaagatcatgaggggcatagacagggtgaaagcacacagtctttttcccagggagggggggaCTAAAAAcgagacagcataggtttaaggtcagaggtgagagatttaaaagggacgtcaggggcagcttcttcacacaaagggtggtgcgtatttggaacgagctgccagaaacagtggttgaggtgggcacatcagcaacgtttaaaagccatcgagataagtccacggatgggagaggtttcgagggctatgggccaaatgcgagcaaatgggaccagctggcTGGGCAacatggccagcatggacgagttgggcccaagggcctgtttcctgtgacGAACCTGCTCccagtcccttttctctcctcctgatctgcccaTGCCCCACACACTCCTtgccactgggtcccctcccccactgttcccatctgcctgagAGAGAGGGTGTGAAGACAAGACAGATTCAACCACGGATCATTTATTTCGGCATCCGAGCTCCATGCGAACTGGCAGTTTCCGCACAGGAACAGAGCCTGCGGGTTACTCGAGGAGACGGAGTGACGGTCACTGCAAACACAGCGCAACCGGGCAGTGGGGGAAGGTCCCAGCCGCAACAGGAGAGGGCATTCCCAGTGCCAGGAAACACAGCGTCCTTCCTCACagagcccctccctccctcccccgcaaaGCTCCTTCGCCCAGCAGCTCACGTCCCTCAACCTCCTCGCTCCAAGACACGTCACACAAGGCAagtctctgctcttccctccagCCCCCGGCTTCACTCCATCTCCATCAGGCTGCTGCGGCATTCCCGGGAAACCATCAGACGCATCAACTGGTTCTGGAACTTCTCAAACTTCTTGACATCTTGAGCTTGGTCCGTCTTGTACTGGAGGCACTGGTGGGAGAAGGGAAAAAGATCGTGaaacaggctcaagggcagcttctatcccgctgttataagactattgaacggtcccctagtacgataagatggactcctgacctcacagacttaaggacagcttctaccccactgtgataagactattgaacggttcccttatacaatgagatggactctgacctcacgatctaccttgttgtgaccttgcaccttattgcactgcactttctctgtagctgtgacactttactctgtactgttattgtttttacctgtactgcatcaatgcactctgtactgactcaatgtaactgcactgtgtaatgaattgacctgtacgactggtttggaagacaagtttttcactgtacctcggtacaagtgacaataataaaccaatacaatctacctcatcatggtccttgcaccttattgtctgcctgcactgcttctctgcaactctaacactttattctgtattcagcTATCGTTTCCCCTTGTGCTAGCTGGATGTGCCAttataatgaagtgatctgtatgggcagcatgcaaaacaagttcttcactgcaccttggtacctGTGGCAATAATAAAACCAGTTTACCAATGTCCCCGAGAGATGCACGAAATGCACCTCACACCATGGTCCAAAGCCCGGCTCACATTCACCCACTTGATCTCCAAGGGGCTCCACCCAACCTCACCTACATCCGGAGGTCCCCTTCCACACCAGGGGCTGACCCGATCCTCCAGCACCCATGCCAGAGCTTCCCCACGCTAGCACAGATCCCTCCTCAGCTCCCGACTGAGTTCCCAGGTGCACCTCACACCCGAGGCTCCACAGACTTACACCCACCGGTGAACAGAAGCGTCCCGTCCACCTCTCCAATCGGCTGGAGCAATTTCATCTCTCCGACCCCAGCCCCTCCTGACACCGACTCACTGGGGGCAGCAGAGACAGCCCCACCGACCTCCCCACCCCTTCACTGGGGGCCCCACCAACCCCCCTACCCCTTTACTGGGGGCGGCCCCACCGACCCCCCCAACTCCTTCACTGGGGGTGGCCCCTCcgacctcccccaccccttcactgGGGACAGCAGCCCCTCTGATGCCCGAGCACTGGAGACAGCCCGACCCCACCGCCCCAAAGCAGCGACCGGCTGGAGAACAGCTGTGTCTGTCCCACACAGGCAGGACACACCAGGCTGAGTGACCCTCGGGCGCCCCAGGGGAGAGAGGCAGTCTCCGGCACTGCTGACCCCGAGCGCAGGGAACCCAGAGAGCAGCCGCAGCCAGAACTCACCACCACATCGTCAGTCACCTTCATAGACAGGAGGCCGGTGCAGTGTCGGTACTTGATGACCACCCGCACCTGGGGAGAACAAGATCACACTGAAGGGACTGGGCACCACACCCAGGGGAGGGGGGACACTATCAGGCAGGGTTTCTGtcagcactgggggggggggggggggggggggggggggggggggggggggggggggggggggggggggggggggggggggggggggggggggggggggggggggggggggggggggggggggggggggggggggggggggggggggggggggggggggtgaggaggaagggTGTGGGNNNNNNNNNNNNNNNNNNNNNNNNNNNNNNNNNNNNNNNNNNNNNNNNNNNNNNNNNNNNNNNNNNNNNNNNNNNNNNNNNNNNNNNNNNNNNNNNNNNNCCTGTGGAGACAGGAGCAAGATTCACATCTCAGGTCTAAGGCCCGTCGTCAGAGccgggaaggagacaaaagcagcTGCAGGGTGGGCGAGGAGGGTGTTGTCTCGGACAGGGTAACAGCGGGCCGGCTATGGGGCCCCGCTGTCAATGAGGTGACTGGTCAGTGAGGGGATGGGAGCAGTTGGCTCGTGAAGGTCGACAGAAGAGGGGagaaccatctgctggaggaaggcaacgggtcgggcagcatctgtggggggaagggaactgcccacgtttctggtcaaaaccctgcgtcaggtcCGCGgtgttctctctctcccatctctcgCAGAGCCTTCGAACGGAAGCATGAACCCTGCTgctctctccacaggcgctgcctgacctgctgagtgtttccagctcttGCTGGTTTTCCTCCAGAtgtccagcctctgcagtttcctgatTATCGTAAAGCTCACGGACATGAGTCGGGAATGGCTGAAGTCCCAGTGCTAATCCCTGCATCACCCTGCCAGCTGAATCCTCCCCAACCAGACATGGCCCATCTGGTTGTAGTCTCTTGGTTGTAACCGAATCAGGAGACCCTCCTTTAACCAACCATTGCCCACACTGGCACATCACTGGAAACCCCACCTCATCTCGTCTTGTGTGGCACCTTCCTGACGTCCGAACACACGTCACCCTCATCCATTCAgctggttacaacctcaaaacaCGAGAACCAATTCATCCAACACCACTCCCCCAGTGAACCTGACCCTGCCCAGTCCTTTTGTTCCGGAGTTTCCTTTCACTGTTTGTCGATGGAAGCTTGGAGCATTCCCCCTTCTGCTAACATCCAGAGTTCCCCGTTTGGTTTCTGTTTTGGGAATACTGAGCAAGAAATAAATGGGATgggcagtgaccagtggggtCCACAGGAATTAGTGCTGGGACCCGAGCCATTCATGGTGGACATGAGGGAAGTGAATGTAGTACCCCCAAGTGTGTAGATGACAAAGCcgggagggagggtgagctgtgaggagggtgcagagaggcCCCAGTGTGATGTGgacaggttgagggagtgggcagaTACCTGGCAGAGGTGGTGTAATGTGGGTCAGTGTGAGGTGATCCACTTTGGTAGCAACATCAGGAAGGCAGCTcgttatctgaatggtgagagattgggaaggggggaggttcagagagacctgggtgtccttgtgcaccagcCGTTGAAGGTAAGTAtacaggtgcagcaggtggttaAGAAAGGAAGTGCTGTGCTGGCCTTCATagtgaagagcagggaagtcttgctgcaattgtacagggccttggtgagaccacaccttgagcaTTGTCGGCAGttgtggtctccttatctgaggaaaaaTGTTCTTGCTGAGAAGGAGTTCAGTGAGGGTTCACCAAACCAactcctgggatggtgggattgacgtatggagagagattgggacAATTAGGCTGACGTacactggggtttagaagaatgagaggggatctcatcggGCGCTACAACATTCTAAcgggactggacagattagatgcgGGAAGGATGTTCCTGGTGATAGGGGAatccaggaccaggggtcacagactaAGGATAAGGGGATAAACCGTGAAGagctgagatgtggagaaatgtcttcacccagactGGTGAATCAATGGAAT is a genomic window containing:
- the srp9 gene encoding signal recognition particle 9 kDa protein; translation: MLKVRVVIKYRHCTGLLSMKVTDDVVCLQYKTDQAQDVKKFEKFQNQLMRLMVSRECRSSLMEME